Proteins encoded in a region of the Pirellulales bacterium genome:
- the epmA gene encoding EF-P lysine aminoacylase EpmA → MAPCNPDFRPTANWANLRLRAELLRKTREFFHDRGFLEVETPLLSADVVVDRHLDPIPVTLADDPCRPNIGRRMWLQTSPEFGMKRLLAAGAPAIYQITRAFRNAEIGPLHNPEFTMLEWYRAGDGMHEGMALLGELCECLLARGSVERMSYGDAFARHVGVDPHCASIADLRAAADRYGGVAPAGLGDDRDGWLDLLLVERVQPHLGRPRPTILFDYPASQAALARIREQPRPVAERFELYVDGVELANGYHELLDAAVLRQRIAAANVRRAADGKPQLPSESRLLDAMEAGLPPCSGVALGFDRLVMVAAGARTLAEVMPFPIDRA, encoded by the coding sequence ATGGCGCCTTGCAATCCTGACTTTCGTCCCACCGCCAATTGGGCGAATCTGCGATTGCGCGCCGAGCTGCTTCGGAAGACGAGAGAGTTCTTTCACGATCGTGGATTTCTTGAGGTCGAAACGCCGCTCTTGTCCGCCGATGTCGTCGTCGATCGGCATCTCGATCCGATTCCCGTAACGCTGGCCGACGATCCGTGCCGGCCCAATATCGGCCGGCGGATGTGGCTGCAAACCTCGCCGGAATTCGGAATGAAGCGGTTGCTCGCGGCCGGCGCACCGGCCATCTATCAAATCACTCGAGCGTTTCGCAACGCCGAGATCGGCCCGCTGCACAATCCGGAATTCACGATGCTCGAATGGTATCGGGCGGGAGACGGGATGCACGAGGGGATGGCGTTGCTCGGCGAATTGTGTGAATGCTTGCTCGCGCGCGGTTCCGTCGAGCGAATGAGCTATGGGGACGCATTTGCACGCCACGTCGGAGTCGATCCGCACTGCGCGTCAATCGCCGATCTGCGAGCCGCCGCGGATCGATATGGGGGCGTCGCGCCGGCCGGTTTGGGCGACGACCGAGACGGCTGGCTCGACCTGCTGCTTGTCGAGCGAGTGCAGCCGCACTTGGGCCGGCCGCGACCGACGATCTTGTTCGACTATCCGGCCAGCCAGGCGGCACTCGCGCGGATTCGCGAGCAACCGCGGCCTGTCGCCGAGCGATTCGAACTCTATGTAGATGGGGTCGAGTTGGCCAACGGTTACCATGAACTCTTGGACGCCGCGGTCCTGCGGCAGCGGATCGCAGCCGCCAATGTGCGGCGCGCCGCCGACGGCAAGCCGCAATTGCCGTCCGAAAGCCGGCTCTTGGACGCGATGGAGGCCGGCCTGCCCCCCTGCTCCGGCGTCGCGCTCGGCTTCGATCGGCTCGTCATGGTCGCCGCCGGCGCCCGCACGTTGGCGGAAGTAATGCCCTTTCCAATTGATCGCGCGTGA
- a CDS encoding DUF4404 family protein: protein MPTDRERLNATLNELLAELSEVDQLDSEVDKRLRGALAEIQTVLDKKQQPAASRASSSGLIDRLGDTARRLEPSHPALSSAIGNLAGMLGQMGF, encoded by the coding sequence ATGCCCACCGATCGCGAACGACTTAATGCCACGTTGAATGAACTGCTCGCCGAGCTATCCGAAGTCGACCAGCTCGATTCCGAGGTGGACAAGCGGTTGCGCGGGGCGCTGGCCGAGATTCAAACGGTTTTAGATAAGAAGCAGCAGCCCGCCGCTTCGCGAGCGAGTTCGAGCGGCCTGATCGATCGGCTGGGTGATACGGCTCGGCGGCTGGAACCGTCGCATCCGGCGCTATCCAGCGCGATCGGCAATCTGGCTGGCATGTTAGGGCAGATGGGCTTCTAG
- a CDS encoding class I SAM-dependent methyltransferase: MWEYAQAEHIARDYDDYFAQNRLFEFDEEILAHHLARPGCVVDLGAGTGRALVPLARRGHRGVAVDLSVEMLDVIGEKAEEEYLPIDRVLANMVELDCLSDGIAEYCICLFSTLGMIRGRENRQRALGHVHRILKPGGLFVVHVHNFWYNLYDPGGPWWVLKSLVRSLVARDFEAGDKFFDYRRIPNMYLHVFRRRELIGALRRAGFRIVELIHLDPRRTRALRRPWLFGDLRANGWIVVCEAAARRVRRV; encoded by the coding sequence ATGTGGGAATATGCCCAGGCCGAGCACATCGCCCGCGATTATGACGATTACTTCGCCCAGAATCGGCTGTTCGAGTTCGACGAGGAGATTCTGGCCCATCACCTAGCGCGGCCGGGCTGCGTCGTCGATTTGGGCGCCGGGACTGGCCGAGCGCTCGTTCCGCTGGCGCGGCGCGGGCATCGCGGCGTGGCGGTCGATTTGTCCGTCGAGATGCTCGACGTGATCGGCGAGAAGGCCGAGGAGGAATACCTGCCAATCGACCGCGTTCTGGCGAATATGGTCGAGCTGGATTGCCTTTCCGATGGAATCGCCGAGTATTGCATCTGCCTGTTCAGCACCCTTGGGATGATTCGCGGCCGAGAGAATCGCCAGCGGGCGCTCGGCCACGTCCATCGAATCCTCAAGCCGGGCGGCCTATTCGTCGTACACGTGCACAACTTTTGGTACAACCTCTACGATCCGGGGGGCCCGTGGTGGGTGCTGAAGAGCCTCGTTCGTTCGCTCGTCGCGCGGGATTTCGAGGCGGGAGATAAGTTCTTCGATTATCGGAGAATTCCGAACATGTATCTGCACGTCTTTCGCCGCCGCGAATTGATCGGCGCGCTCCGCCGAGCCGGTTTCCGCATCGTGGAGCTGATTCACCTCGATCCGCGACGAACTAGGGCCCTCCGCAGACCATGGCTGTTCGGCGATCTGCGAGCGAACGGCTGGATCGTGGTCTGCGAAGCTGCGGCACGGCGCGTTCGTCGAGTATAA
- a CDS encoding PEP-CTERM sorting domain-containing protein: MSHHSMRLSPLAWAVAIAIAVFAVNQSTSWGAAPLAPGGANRRPGLPAPDYTFPSGIPANFSVVAVPLTNVPYVGTFTGFASSEVLRDPNTGNLAFGYRFNNLSPIANEINRVSIDDPSHPWTGVNIFDSGSDASGVSTPVGAGWADGSPYDIERDGIFSSVAAQFSQLGLGTSLESPNQNTSALIWVATNAKRFALTDVSLLDGGPGGTSMVYGPLVPEPTTLLLSVIGCVGGAIMFRRRRQTN, encoded by the coding sequence GTGAGTCATCATTCAATGCGTCTCTCGCCGCTGGCATGGGCGGTGGCTATCGCGATTGCCGTGTTCGCTGTCAATCAATCGACCTCCTGGGGAGCTGCCCCTCTTGCCCCCGGCGGCGCCAACCGAAGACCGGGGCTGCCTGCTCCGGATTACACCTTCCCCTCTGGCATCCCGGCGAATTTCTCGGTGGTTGCTGTCCCACTCACCAATGTTCCGTACGTCGGCACTTTCACCGGCTTCGCGAGCAGCGAGGTTCTAAGAGACCCGAACACCGGGAACTTGGCGTTCGGCTATCGTTTCAATAATCTCAGTCCGATTGCCAACGAAATCAACCGAGTTTCGATCGACGACCCGAGCCATCCGTGGACCGGAGTCAACATTTTCGACTCCGGCTCCGATGCCAGCGGCGTCTCGACTCCGGTGGGAGCGGGTTGGGCCGATGGAAGTCCGTATGATATCGAGCGCGACGGCATATTCAGCAGTGTCGCGGCTCAGTTTTCCCAGCTTGGCTTGGGAACTTCGTTGGAGTCGCCGAATCAGAACACCTCAGCACTCATCTGGGTTGCCACGAACGCGAAGAGATTCGCCTTGACCGACGTATCACTGCTGGACGGTGGCCCAGGCGGCACGTCCATGGTCTATGGCCCCTTGGTTCCCGAGCCGACGACCTTGCTCTTGTCTGTAATCGGTTGCGTCGGCGGCGCCATCATGTTTCGAAGGCGTCGTCAGACCAATTGA
- the gap gene encoding type I glyceraldehyde-3-phosphate dehydrogenase codes for MAIRVGINGFGRIGRLVFRILAARSSEFEVVGINDITDTRTLATLLKYDSVHRRFNGTVAHDDDNLIVNGRKIRATKIKDPAELPWGVLQADIVVESTGLFTARAKDGKPGYDTHLKAGAKKVVLSAPAKDGADLTCVLGVNDDKITSAMKCISNASCTTNCLAPVAKVLHEKFGIEKGLMTTVHAYTNDQRVQDLPHSDPYRARAASQNIIPTTTGAASAVGLVIPELKGKLTGISLRVPVPTGSVVDLTTLLKRNATKEEINAAMRAAAEGPLKGILAYTEDPIVSSDIIGDSHSSIFTADWTQVLDGNFAKVVSWYDNEWGYSCRTVDLIAKIAKI; via the coding sequence GTGGCCATTCGTGTGGGAATCAACGGGTTTGGACGGATCGGGCGATTGGTGTTTCGGATTCTGGCCGCTCGGTCGAGCGAATTCGAGGTGGTCGGGATCAATGACATCACCGATACCCGCACGCTCGCCACGCTCCTGAAATACGACAGCGTGCATCGCCGATTCAATGGCACGGTGGCCCACGACGACGACAACCTGATCGTGAACGGTCGCAAGATTCGAGCCACGAAGATCAAGGATCCGGCGGAACTTCCCTGGGGTGTGTTGCAGGCCGATATTGTCGTCGAGAGCACGGGCCTGTTCACCGCTCGGGCGAAGGACGGCAAACCTGGCTACGACACGCACCTCAAGGCGGGGGCAAAGAAAGTCGTACTCAGCGCTCCTGCCAAGGACGGCGCGGACCTCACTTGCGTGCTGGGGGTGAACGACGACAAAATCACGTCGGCGATGAAGTGCATCTCCAATGCAAGCTGCACGACCAACTGTCTCGCCCCGGTTGCCAAGGTGTTGCACGAAAAGTTCGGCATCGAGAAGGGGCTGATGACCACCGTTCACGCCTACACGAACGACCAGCGCGTGCAGGACCTGCCGCACAGCGATCCCTACCGCGCCCGCGCCGCGTCGCAAAACATCATCCCGACCACGACTGGGGCCGCCTCCGCGGTCGGGCTGGTGATTCCCGAATTGAAAGGGAAGCTCACCGGCATCTCGCTCCGCGTGCCCGTGCCGACCGGCAGCGTCGTCGATTTGACGACGCTCTTGAAGCGCAACGCGACCAAAGAGGAGATCAACGCGGCGATGCGTGCCGCCGCTGAGGGGCCGCTCAAGGGAATCCTAGCCTATACCGAAGACCCGATCGTTTCGAGCGACATCATCGGCGATTCCCATAGCTCGATCTTCACGGCCGATTGGACCCAAGTGCTCGACGGCAACTTCGCCAAAGTCGTAAGCTGGTACGACAACGAATGGGGCTATAGCTGCCGGACGGTCGATCTGATCGCCAAGATCGCGAAGATTTGA
- a CDS encoding ATP-dependent Clp protease proteolytic subunit, translating to MPLIPYVIEKSGREERAMDIYSRLLKDRIIFLGSAINDDVANSIVAQMLFLQSEDPKSDIHLYLNSPGGSVTAGLAIYDTMQFVTCDVSTYCIGQCASMGAVLLTAGARGKRRALPNSRIMIHQPLAGMEGTAEEIMIHAKEFKNIKQRLNAILLKHTGHPLEKIEQDTDRDRFMSAEEAMDYKLIDRVIEHMEVKVDGK from the coding sequence ATGCCATTGATTCCTTATGTGATCGAAAAGAGCGGCCGCGAAGAGCGGGCGATGGATATCTACAGCCGTCTGCTGAAGGACCGCATCATCTTCCTCGGATCGGCCATCAACGACGACGTGGCCAACTCGATCGTCGCGCAGATGCTGTTCCTGCAATCGGAAGATCCCAAGTCGGATATCCATCTGTATCTCAATTCGCCGGGCGGAAGCGTCACCGCCGGACTGGCCATTTACGATACGATGCAGTTTGTCACCTGCGACGTGAGCACCTATTGCATCGGCCAGTGCGCCTCGATGGGGGCCGTGCTGCTCACGGCCGGCGCCCGCGGCAAGCGCCGGGCCTTGCCCAACTCGCGGATTATGATCCATCAACCGCTGGCCGGCATGGAAGGCACGGCCGAGGAAATCATGATCCACGCCAAGGAATTCAAGAACATCAAGCAGCGCCTGAACGCGATCCTGCTCAAGCACACCGGGCATCCGCTCGAGAAGATCGAGCAAGATACCGATCGCGATCGGTTCATGTCGGCCGAGGAAGCCATGGACTACAAGCTGATCGATCGCGTGATCGAGCACATGGAAGTGAAGGTGGATGGTAAGTAG
- a CDS encoding ATP-dependent Clp protease proteolytic subunit, whose amino-acid sequence MSSFRPPRLDAQASSYRDYQRQRQLTLGDLLLENRIILLQGEIYDGNANEVVMKLLYLQSENRRKDIHFYINSPGGSVTATMAIYDTMQILSCPVGTYCVGLAASGGAVLLAGGTKGKRFALPHAKVMIHQPYGQVGGQVSDIEIQADEILRTREVLNDILAKHTGQPIEQIAKDTDRDRYLTAAQAKEYGLVDDILNRPPIATDEDENE is encoded by the coding sequence ATGTCAAGTTTCCGCCCGCCCCGGCTCGATGCTCAGGCGTCCTCGTATCGCGACTACCAGCGGCAGCGGCAGTTGACGCTGGGTGATTTGCTGCTGGAGAACCGCATCATTCTCCTCCAGGGGGAGATCTACGACGGCAACGCCAACGAAGTCGTGATGAAGCTGCTCTACCTGCAAAGCGAGAATCGCCGCAAAGACATCCATTTTTACATCAACAGCCCCGGCGGCAGCGTCACCGCCACGATGGCCATTTACGACACGATGCAAATCCTTTCCTGCCCGGTGGGCACGTATTGCGTCGGCCTGGCCGCTAGCGGCGGGGCCGTGCTGTTGGCCGGCGGCACGAAGGGAAAACGGTTCGCCCTGCCGCATGCCAAAGTGATGATCCATCAGCCGTATGGCCAGGTCGGCGGGCAAGTCTCCGACATTGAAATCCAGGCCGACGAAATCCTCCGCACCCGCGAGGTGCTGAACGACATCCTCGCCAAGCATACCGGCCAGCCGATCGAACAGATCGCCAAAGACACCGATCGCGACCGATACCTCACGGCCGCGCAGGCCAAGGAATACGGCCTGGTGGACGACATCCTCAATCGGCCCCCCATTGCGACCGACGAAGACGAAAACGAATAG
- the tig gene encoding trigger factor, which translates to MAPEDAELEDAELKDTGDEAEGAEKEEREPLKLNVQIDSPGACQRHVTVTVPRDDIERYFDKAFADMMPTATVPGFRAGRAPRKLVEHRFRKDVADQVKGSLLMDSLSQVTEEQNLAAISEPDLDPAAIELPDEGPMSFEFDIEVRPEFDLPHWKGLTIERPVRQISAKDIDQELGRLLASRGRLVPVNGPASPGDYITANIAVKDGDETITEIPEKTVKLASMLSFRDGKIENFAKGLKGVEAGQSRTLPIQFSDEAPNERVRGRQISAVVDVLEVKKLALPEMTPELLAEFDCNAEGDLRDAVEATLKRQLVYHQQQRVRRQVTSLLVAAANWDLPPEMLKRQSRRELERAKLELQRSGFSDEQILAHENRLRQSTAENTARALKEHFILERIAEEEKIEESPQDYDDEIKLIARQSGESPRRVRAQLERQDLMDVLRNQIIENKTIELILSHANFKDVPFEPDRTDTESVDQTAGGGEEEESEIPEAKHGGDAEPLRGMDQRA; encoded by the coding sequence ATGGCTCCTGAAGACGCTGAACTGGAAGATGCTGAACTGAAAGACACTGGGGATGAGGCGGAAGGCGCGGAAAAAGAGGAGCGCGAGCCGCTCAAGCTCAATGTCCAGATCGACAGCCCCGGCGCCTGCCAGCGGCACGTTACCGTGACGGTCCCCCGCGACGATATCGAGCGCTATTTCGACAAGGCGTTCGCCGACATGATGCCGACGGCGACAGTGCCCGGCTTTCGCGCCGGCCGTGCTCCGCGGAAACTCGTCGAGCATCGCTTTCGCAAGGATGTGGCCGACCAGGTCAAGGGCTCGCTCTTGATGGACAGCTTGAGCCAGGTGACGGAGGAACAGAACCTGGCGGCGATCAGCGAGCCGGACCTCGATCCGGCGGCGATTGAGCTGCCCGACGAGGGGCCAATGAGCTTCGAGTTCGATATCGAGGTCCGCCCCGAGTTCGATCTGCCGCACTGGAAAGGATTGACGATCGAGCGACCCGTGCGCCAGATCAGCGCGAAGGACATCGATCAGGAATTGGGGCGTTTGCTGGCTTCGCGGGGCCGGCTAGTTCCGGTGAATGGCCCGGCTTCTCCCGGCGACTACATCACGGCGAATATTGCGGTCAAAGACGGTGACGAGACGATCACTGAGATTCCCGAGAAGACCGTGAAGCTCGCGTCGATGCTCAGTTTCCGCGACGGTAAGATCGAGAATTTCGCCAAGGGATTGAAGGGAGTCGAGGCGGGCCAATCGCGAACCCTGCCGATTCAATTCTCCGACGAAGCGCCGAATGAGCGGGTCCGTGGCCGGCAGATTTCGGCCGTCGTTGATGTGCTCGAGGTGAAAAAGCTCGCGCTCCCCGAAATGACACCCGAGTTGCTCGCCGAGTTCGACTGCAATGCCGAAGGGGATTTGCGCGACGCGGTGGAAGCGACGCTCAAGCGCCAGTTGGTCTATCACCAGCAGCAGCGCGTGCGGCGGCAAGTGACTTCGTTGTTGGTCGCCGCGGCCAATTGGGACCTTCCCCCGGAGATGCTCAAGCGGCAGAGCCGTCGCGAACTCGAGCGGGCCAAACTCGAATTGCAGCGCAGCGGCTTTAGCGACGAGCAGATTCTCGCGCACGAGAACCGGCTCCGCCAGAGCACCGCCGAGAACACGGCCCGCGCGCTCAAGGAGCATTTCATCCTCGAACGGATCGCCGAAGAAGAGAAAATCGAAGAAAGCCCCCAGGATTACGACGACGAAATCAAGTTGATCGCGCGGCAAAGCGGCGAGAGTCCGCGCCGGGTGCGCGCCCAACTTGAGCGGCAAGACCTGATGGACGTGTTGCGAAACCAAATCATCGAAAACAAGACGATTGAACTCATCTTGTCGCACGCCAATTTCAAGGATGTGCCGTTTGAGCCGGATCGGACGGACACGGAGTCCGTCGATCAAACGGCCGGCGGCGGCGAGGAAGAGGAATCGGAAATTCCCGAGGCCAAGCATGGAGGCGACGCCGAGCCGCTACGCGGAATGGACCAGCGCGCGTAG
- a CDS encoding FHA domain-containing protein: MKVKLIIVSPEVKPNEYDVALPTKIGRGHEAKLKLVHPQVSRLHCELFVDGDKLMIRDLESLNGTFVDQQRIDVDTAIPSGATVMIGTVMFRLVYGKDIDRVPPPAATKLDKTIGASGTLRQETVAKIAKGAAAANHTDKSKAKKQSPPPQPKESTKSSEVGGEDDDLDDFLKSIM; encoded by the coding sequence ATGAAGGTTAAGCTGATCATCGTTTCGCCCGAGGTGAAGCCCAACGAGTACGACGTTGCGCTGCCCACCAAAATCGGCCGCGGCCACGAGGCGAAGCTCAAGCTCGTTCATCCCCAGGTAAGCCGCTTGCATTGCGAGTTGTTCGTCGACGGCGACAAGCTGATGATCCGCGACCTCGAATCACTCAACGGCACCTTCGTCGACCAGCAGCGGATCGACGTGGACACGGCCATCCCCTCCGGCGCCACCGTAATGATCGGCACGGTCATGTTCCGCCTGGTTTACGGCAAAGACATCGACCGCGTGCCACCTCCGGCCGCCACCAAGCTGGACAAGACGATCGGCGCTAGCGGCACCCTGCGGCAGGAGACGGTGGCGAAAATCGCGAAAGGCGCCGCCGCCGCGAACCATACCGACAAATCCAAGGCAAAAAAGCAATCCCCTCCTCCTCAGCCGAAAGAGAGCACGAAGTCCAGTGAAGTGGGGGGCGAAGACGACGATCTCGACGACTTCCTCAAATCGATCATGTAA
- a CDS encoding Gfo/Idh/MocA family oxidoreductase — protein sequence MSNTLPPSRRDFLKSSSVVAAGGALAGTLAISRAAHASVDDTIKVGLIGCGGRGTEAAQQALHADNGSKLVAMGDAFDDRLQMSHRIISEKFKDQPNKFDVPPDRCFTGFDAHKGVLGAGIDVVILTTPPHFRPLHFQAAVEAGKHIFCEKPVAVDAPGIRSVLKTAEEAKKKDLCVVSGLCWRYDLPKRAIVEKIHEGAIGDVVAMHSTYLTGLLWQRPRKPEWSEMEYQMRNWLYYTWLSGDHIVEQHIHSLDKAAWIMHDEPPASAVGVGGRQVRTEEQFGNIYDHHAVTYEYANGVKLFSYCRQMGDCEPDVNDHIIGAKGSAQLMNHTITGAEKWRYSGPAPLMYQVEHNELFAAIRASRRIDNSLYMARSSLMAIMGRMATYTGQRITWDQAFNSKEDLSPAEYAWGSIPVPAVAKPGKTKFV from the coding sequence ATGTCAAACACTCTCCCGCCGTCTCGCCGTGATTTTCTCAAATCTTCCAGCGTGGTCGCCGCGGGCGGGGCATTGGCCGGAACGCTCGCCATTTCGCGCGCTGCCCACGCCTCAGTCGACGACACGATCAAGGTCGGCCTGATCGGCTGCGGCGGCCGCGGGACGGAGGCTGCCCAGCAAGCGCTCCATGCCGACAACGGATCGAAGCTCGTGGCGATGGGCGATGCCTTTGACGATCGCTTGCAGATGAGCCATCGCATCATCAGCGAGAAATTCAAGGACCAGCCGAACAAATTCGATGTGCCTCCCGATCGCTGCTTCACGGGCTTCGATGCACATAAAGGCGTGCTCGGCGCGGGGATCGATGTCGTCATTTTGACGACCCCACCGCACTTTCGCCCGCTGCACTTCCAAGCCGCCGTCGAGGCGGGCAAGCACATCTTCTGCGAGAAACCGGTCGCGGTTGATGCGCCCGGCATCCGCTCGGTGCTCAAGACGGCCGAGGAAGCAAAGAAGAAAGACCTCTGCGTCGTCTCGGGGCTTTGCTGGCGTTACGATCTTCCGAAGCGAGCAATTGTCGAGAAGATCCACGAGGGCGCGATCGGCGACGTGGTGGCGATGCACTCCACCTATCTGACCGGCCTGCTCTGGCAACGCCCGCGCAAACCCGAGTGGAGCGAAATGGAATACCAGATGCGCAATTGGCTCTACTATACGTGGCTATCGGGAGACCACATCGTCGAGCAGCACATTCATAGTCTCGATAAGGCCGCCTGGATCATGCACGACGAGCCGCCGGCCAGTGCCGTCGGCGTGGGGGGCCGGCAGGTGCGGACCGAAGAGCAATTCGGCAATATCTATGACCACCACGCGGTGACCTACGAATATGCCAACGGCGTGAAGCTCTTCTCCTACTGCCGGCAAATGGGCGATTGTGAACCCGACGTGAACGACCACATCATCGGCGCCAAAGGCTCGGCCCAGCTTATGAACCACACGATCACGGGGGCGGAGAAATGGCGGTATTCCGGCCCGGCGCCGCTTATGTATCAGGTCGAGCACAACGAATTGTTCGCCGCGATTCGCGCCAGCCGGCGGATCGACAACAGCCTCTACATGGCCCGCAGCAGCCTGATGGCCATCATGGGCCGGATGGCGACCTACACCGGCCAGCGAATCACCTGGGACCAGGCATTCAACAGCAAGGAAGATCTCTCGCCGGCGGAATACGCATGGGGTTCGATCCCGGTGCCCGCAGTGGCCAAGCCGGGTAAGACGAAGTTCGTGTAG
- a CDS encoding DUF1570 domain-containing protein, translated as MPKLCPKNNRRFACFAAILSIALLAGNALAADQITFRRGGKETQISGKLMVTAKDGGVMLLASDGTLWNIEPQEIVDHKQDAEPFAPLSQSEAAKKVRDELPAGFETYTTAHYVICHNTSRAYAQWVGALYERLYTAFLNYWRNRGFKIHDPDLPLLVLVFATRDGYAAQVQPELGASASAIIAFYSLRSNRVTMYDLTGVESLRRKGDTRGSPHEINLMLARPEAEAMVATIIHEATHQLAFNCGLQTRFADIPLWILEGLAVYFETPDLGNSKGWKTIGAVNRARLDRFGEYYQTRRPKKSLLSLISDDTRFRDPQQAVDAYAEAWALNYYLIHQKPKEFLAYMELMAAKKTLVVPPPEQRVELRIKEFKTAFGDDLDRLDADFVKFMQRLR; from the coding sequence ATGCCGAAGCTTTGCCCGAAGAATAACCGACGTTTCGCATGCTTCGCCGCGATTTTGTCCATCGCGCTTCTAGCTGGCAACGCTTTGGCCGCCGATCAGATCACGTTTCGGCGCGGCGGCAAGGAGACTCAAATCTCCGGCAAGCTCATGGTGACGGCCAAGGACGGCGGCGTCATGCTGCTCGCCTCCGACGGAACGCTCTGGAACATCGAGCCACAGGAGATCGTCGATCATAAGCAAGACGCCGAGCCGTTCGCGCCGCTCTCGCAATCCGAGGCCGCGAAGAAGGTTCGCGACGAACTACCCGCCGGCTTCGAGACCTATACGACCGCGCATTATGTTATCTGCCACAACACATCTCGGGCCTACGCCCAATGGGTTGGGGCACTTTACGAGCGGCTGTATACGGCATTTTTGAATTATTGGCGAAATCGTGGCTTTAAGATTCACGATCCGGACTTGCCGCTCTTGGTGCTCGTGTTCGCCACGCGTGACGGTTACGCGGCTCAAGTGCAGCCCGAATTGGGTGCCAGCGCCAGCGCGATCATCGCCTTTTATAGCCTGCGCTCCAATCGCGTGACGATGTACGATCTGACTGGCGTGGAATCGCTGCGACGGAAGGGGGATACACGCGGCTCGCCCCACGAGATCAACTTGATGCTCGCCCGACCGGAGGCCGAGGCGATGGTGGCCACGATCATCCACGAAGCGACGCACCAGCTCGCCTTCAACTGCGGACTGCAAACCCGCTTCGCCGACATTCCGCTGTGGATTCTCGAAGGGCTGGCCGTTTATTTCGAGACCCCTGATTTGGGCAACTCCAAAGGCTGGAAGACGATCGGCGCGGTGAACCGCGCGCGGCTCGATCGGTTTGGGGAGTATTATCAGACCCGGCGGCCGAAAAAATCGCTCCTCTCTCTGATTTCCGACGACACGCGATTTCGCGACCCGCAGCAGGCGGTCGACGCCTATGCAGAGGCCTGGGCGCTGAATTATTATCTAATCCACCAGAAACCGAAGGAGTTTCTGGCGTATATGGAACTGATGGCGGCCAAGAAGACGCTTGTCGTTCCACCGCCCGAACAGCGCGTCGAGTTGCGAATCAAAGAATTCAAGACGGCGTTTGGCGACGATCTGGACCGCCTGGACGCCGATTTTGTGAAATTCATGCAAAGACTTCGCTAG